From a region of the Castanea sativa cultivar Marrone di Chiusa Pesio chromosome 10, ASM4071231v1 genome:
- the LOC142612481 gene encoding uncharacterized protein LOC142612481, protein MAPNRENPIGFYSKRPSSLSMESLQRTIPDISFELSKEDIDIDIEKHDLPPISEVEEAKCECCEMSEECTREYINGVREKFSGKLICGLCAEAVSEEMEKNGGKREEALNEHISACVRFTRFGRTHPVLYQAEAFKEILKKSSRTRAKSASPTTDKGGQKRSGIARSSSCIPAITRDIAELNN, encoded by the coding sequence ATGGCGCCAAACAGAGAAAACCCCATTGGTTTCTACTCTAAAAGGCCATCAAGCCTTTCAATGGAAAGTCTCCAGAGAACAATACCAGATATCTCATTCGAGCTAAGCAAAGAAGACATTGACATTGACATTGAAAAACACGACCTCCCTCCAATATCCGAGGTTGAAGAGGCCAAGTGCGAGTGCTGTGAAATGTCCGAAGAGTGCACGCGTGAGTACATCAATGGCGTGCGTGAAAAGTTTTCAGGGAAGTTAATTTGTGGGCTCTGTGCTGAAGCTGTGAGTGAAGAGATGGAGAAGAATGGAGGGAAAAGAGAAGAGGCTTTGAATGAACACATAAGTGCTTGTGTAAGGTTCACTAGATTTGGTAGGACTCATCCTGTTTTGTACCAAGCTGAGGCCTTCAAAGAGATATTGAAGAAAAGTTCAAGAACTAGGGCTAAGTCTGCGAGTCCTACTACAGATAAAGGAGGTCAAAAGAGGAGTGGGATTGCAAGGAGTTCGAGTTGTATTCCAGCAATCACCAGGGACATTGCTGAGCTTAATAATTGA